In the Adlercreutzia equolifaciens DSM 19450 genome, one interval contains:
- a CDS encoding NRAMP family divalent metal transporter: MNAKDIRTTAAERLGAEESTRRQAAEEIADTGIPAGEQIGPTATKKPSKLLLVLAAMGPGIVTAMAGNDAGGISTYSTAGANFGFGTLWVIPIMCVLLAVVETTAGRMGAVTGKGFAALIRERFGIRIAAFAMLALLIGNVATTFSEFAGIASGMEMFGVSKYISVPVAALGVWLLVVGGSYKRVQRVFLGLSLVFLTYVVAAFLAQPNWSEALHDTVVPTFVGDVSFISLVIAMIGTTIAPWMMFFSQSNVVEKGLTPKDLFSQKADAVSGTIAACVVAWFIIVTTGAVLFPAGITIDSAADAAAALAPFAGPYAEALFAVGLIAASFLAACVLPLTTAFVICEAFGWEAGVSFKWREAPTFKSIFTFVIAFSAIVVLTPDVNLLGMMLTAQFVNGVILPILLALMAIISADKYIMGDYRSGRVSKVLLWATVGVVAALTVALLVMQVLGLA, from the coding sequence ATGAACGCGAAGGACATCCGCACGACGGCCGCCGAGCGCCTAGGTGCCGAAGAGAGCACGCGGCGCCAGGCAGCCGAGGAGATCGCCGATACGGGCATTCCCGCCGGCGAGCAGATCGGCCCCACCGCGACGAAAAAGCCGTCGAAGCTGCTGCTGGTGCTGGCGGCCATGGGACCGGGCATCGTGACCGCCATGGCCGGCAACGACGCCGGCGGCATCTCCACCTATTCCACGGCCGGCGCGAACTTCGGCTTTGGCACCCTGTGGGTCATCCCCATCATGTGCGTGCTGCTCGCCGTCGTGGAGACCACGGCCGGACGCATGGGCGCCGTCACGGGCAAAGGCTTCGCCGCCCTCATCCGCGAGCGCTTCGGCATCCGCATCGCCGCCTTCGCCATGCTGGCGCTTCTCATCGGCAACGTGGCGACGACCTTCTCCGAATTCGCCGGCATCGCCTCGGGCATGGAGATGTTCGGCGTGTCGAAGTACATCTCGGTACCCGTGGCAGCCTTGGGCGTGTGGCTGCTCGTGGTGGGCGGCTCCTACAAGCGCGTGCAGCGGGTGTTCTTAGGGCTGTCGCTGGTGTTTCTCACCTATGTGGTGGCCGCATTCCTCGCGCAACCGAACTGGAGCGAGGCGCTGCACGACACCGTAGTGCCCACCTTCGTCGGCGACGTGAGCTTCATCTCGCTCGTCATCGCCATGATCGGCACCACCATCGCGCCGTGGATGATGTTCTTCTCCCAGAGCAACGTGGTGGAAAAGGGCCTCACCCCCAAAGACCTCTTCTCGCAGAAAGCCGACGCCGTCTCCGGCACCATCGCCGCCTGCGTGGTGGCCTGGTTCATCATCGTGACCACGGGCGCGGTGCTCTTCCCCGCCGGCATCACTATCGACTCGGCCGCCGACGCCGCCGCGGCGCTCGCCCCCTTCGCCGGCCCCTATGCCGAGGCGCTCTTCGCCGTGGGGCTCATCGCGGCGTCGTTTCTGGCTGCCTGCGTGCTGCCCCTCACGACGGCGTTTGTCATCTGCGAGGCCTTCGGCTGGGAAGCGGGCGTCTCCTTCAAGTGGCGCGAGGCCCCCACGTTCAAATCCATCTTCACCTTCGTGATCGCGTTCTCGGCCATCGTGGTGCTCACTCCCGATGTGAACCTTTTGGGCATGATGCTGACGGCCCAGTTCGTCAACGGCGTCATTTTGCCCATTCTGCTGGCGCTCATGGCCATCATCTCGGCGGACAAGTACATCATGGGCGACTACCGAAGCGGACGCGTGTCGAAGGTGCTTCTGTGGGCCACCGTCGGTGTGGTGGCGGCGCTCACCGTGGCGCTGCTCGTGATGCAGGTGCTGGGGCTCGCATAG
- a CDS encoding Rrf2 family transcriptional regulator, producing the protein MQFKASTDYGLRAVLYLAAQGHTCSSKDIAQDMSIPRDYLIQLAQLLRNAGIIEARPGKHGGYRLANDPSKITLLQVVNALDDDAKDTTRTRRKDRADASMVQGIKQAYDLVLTGYDAYFDSITLQMLLDASQNEAMGKEFLAGRLIAESQRLLAEAAAAA; encoded by the coding sequence GTGCAATTCAAAGCATCAACAGATTATGGACTGCGCGCCGTCTTGTACCTGGCCGCGCAGGGGCACACCTGCTCGTCGAAGGATATCGCCCAGGACATGTCGATCCCCCGTGACTACCTCATTCAGCTCGCGCAGCTTTTGCGCAATGCCGGCATCATCGAGGCGAGGCCCGGCAAGCACGGCGGCTATCGTTTGGCCAACGACCCCTCGAAGATCACCCTACTGCAAGTGGTGAACGCGCTGGACGACGACGCCAAGGACACGACGCGCACCCGTCGCAAGGATCGCGCCGATGCGTCCATGGTGCAGGGCATCAAGCAAGCGTACGATCTGGTTCTCACCGGCTACGACGCCTACTTCGACAGCATCACGCTTCAAATGCTGCTGGACGCTTCTCAGAACGAGGCCATGGGCAAGGAATTTCTGGCCGGACGCCTCATCGCCGAGAGCCAGCGCCTGCTCGCCGAAGCTGCTGCGGCGGCCTAA
- a CDS encoding magnesium transporter: MLYLSQMIGEPVVDAQGERLGTISDLAISTGEVFPRITSLAFQGPGRVPFMISWRKYVDTFDDDGITLSVDAHDIRFSYLQPDEVLLARDLMDRQIVDTQGLKVVRVNDLKLSQSGTQLRLLGAEVGVRGILRGLHPLLEKAVVNVAKLFHKKVDEQLIAWNYMDLLDRDLSEVQLSVTHRRLDELHPADVADILEQLDPQQRASVFAHLDDSRATEAISEMEDEYQAEFIDDLPDARAAELIGNMDPDDAADIVRDLPYEKAETLLRLMGVEDAAEIRRLLGYKDGTAGGMMTTQFVAVPKTATVADTIEVLRALPEDHPTVHYVYITDEYGKLLGVNSLRTLVLYNADRLMGDIMYDDIISCLPSEEEEDVAADIFKYDIPAMPVVDEHGTLLGIVTTDDAWDAIEDDVAGDKTKMNVLSIAGITVASLMGLFLYSLILLQLAGSLHLGGLHY; this comes from the coding sequence ATGCTCTATCTTTCTCAAATGATCGGCGAGCCCGTGGTCGACGCCCAAGGCGAGCGACTCGGCACCATATCCGACCTGGCCATTTCCACCGGCGAGGTCTTTCCGCGCATCACGAGCCTGGCCTTCCAGGGGCCCGGGCGCGTGCCGTTCATGATCTCGTGGCGCAAGTACGTCGACACCTTCGACGACGACGGCATCACGCTGTCGGTGGACGCCCACGACATCCGCTTCAGCTACCTGCAGCCCGACGAGGTGCTGCTCGCCCGCGACCTTATGGACCGCCAGATCGTCGACACCCAGGGCCTTAAGGTCGTGCGCGTGAACGACCTTAAGCTCTCGCAGTCCGGCACGCAGCTGCGCCTGCTCGGCGCCGAGGTGGGCGTGCGCGGCATCCTGCGCGGGCTGCATCCGCTGCTGGAAAAGGCCGTCGTGAATGTGGCGAAGCTCTTCCACAAGAAGGTGGACGAGCAGCTCATCGCGTGGAACTACATGGATCTGCTCGACCGCGACCTGTCCGAAGTGCAGCTGTCGGTGACCCACCGCCGCTTGGACGAGCTGCACCCCGCCGACGTGGCCGACATCCTGGAGCAGCTGGATCCCCAGCAGCGCGCCAGCGTGTTCGCGCACCTGGACGACAGCCGCGCCACCGAGGCCATTTCCGAGATGGAAGACGAGTACCAAGCCGAGTTCATCGACGACTTGCCCGACGCCCGGGCCGCCGAGCTCATCGGCAACATGGACCCCGACGACGCCGCCGACATCGTACGCGACCTTCCCTACGAGAAGGCCGAGACCCTTCTGCGCCTTATGGGCGTGGAAGACGCCGCGGAAATTCGCCGGCTGCTCGGCTACAAGGACGGTACCGCGGGCGGCATGATGACCACCCAGTTCGTGGCCGTGCCGAAGACGGCCACCGTGGCCGACACCATCGAAGTGCTGCGCGCGCTGCCCGAGGATCACCCGACGGTGCACTACGTGTACATCACCGATGAATACGGCAAGCTGCTCGGCGTAAACTCCCTGCGCACGCTCGTGCTGTACAACGCCGACCGCCTCATGGGCGACATCATGTACGACGACATCATCAGCTGTCTTCCCTCCGAGGAAGAGGAGGACGTGGCCGCCGACATCTTCAAGTACGACATCCCGGCCATGCCCGTAGTGGACGAGCACGGCACCCTGCTCGGCATCGTCACCACCGACGACGCCTGGGACGCCATCGAGGACGACGTGGCGGGCGACAAGACGAAGATGAATGTGCTGTCGATTGCCGGCATTACCGTTGCGTCTCTCATGGGCCTGTTCCTTTACTCGCTGATTTTGCTGCAGCTGGCGGGCTCGCTGCATCTCGGCGGCCTGCACTACTAG
- a CDS encoding citrate synthase yields MAMEIDEAVIRVDNHAEIDEVEPIEISDDEARRVRLYENFYQVNAIDPALYAQHDVKRGLRNADGTGVLAGMTNISNVHGYVMSDGEKMPAEGSLRLRGYDLYDLLGDLDPTRRFAFEEVAYLLLMGELPTQERLNRFVEVIDSQRELPDGFTASTLMVDTSPDLMNMMARSILRLYAADESAEDRSPEHEIHTALSLISRLPRIMVLAYYAKQAAFNHESMIMHRFVPGQSTAETILSMLRPDRSFTPEEARMLDIMLCLHAEHGGGNNSSFTTHVLSSADTDPYSTYAAAFGSLKGHRHGGANHQVRAMQAEIKENVKNWEDDDEVASYLAKIVNKQAYDGTGLVYGMGHAVYTLSDPRAVIGKRFAEQLAAGTEYEAELNLLKSIERLTPEVFAREKGSTKELCANVDMYSGFIYSMMGIPEDLFTPLFACARMAGWAAHRFEEIAAGKRIIRPAYKNTIRGTKPYIPIERR; encoded by the coding sequence ATGGCCATGGAAATAGATGAAGCCGTCATCCGCGTGGACAACCATGCCGAAATCGACGAGGTCGAGCCCATCGAGATCAGCGACGACGAGGCTCGCCGCGTGCGCCTGTACGAGAACTTCTACCAGGTGAACGCCATCGATCCGGCGCTGTATGCCCAGCACGACGTGAAGCGCGGCCTGCGCAACGCCGACGGCACGGGCGTGCTCGCGGGCATGACCAACATCTCCAACGTGCACGGCTACGTAATGTCCGACGGCGAGAAGATGCCGGCCGAGGGCTCGCTGCGCCTGCGCGGCTACGACCTTTACGACCTTCTGGGCGATTTGGACCCGACGCGCCGCTTCGCTTTCGAAGAGGTGGCCTATCTGCTGCTCATGGGCGAGCTGCCGACGCAGGAGCGTCTCAACCGCTTCGTGGAAGTGATCGATTCCCAGCGCGAGCTGCCCGACGGGTTCACGGCCAGCACGCTTATGGTGGACACCTCACCCGACCTCATGAACATGATGGCCCGCTCCATCCTGCGCCTTTACGCGGCCGATGAGTCCGCCGAGGACCGCTCGCCCGAGCACGAGATTCACACGGCGCTCTCGCTTATCAGCCGCCTGCCGCGCATCATGGTGCTGGCCTACTACGCCAAGCAGGCCGCCTTCAACCATGAATCCATGATCATGCACCGTTTCGTGCCCGGGCAGTCCACGGCCGAGACCATCCTCTCCATGCTGCGCCCCGACCGCTCGTTCACGCCGGAAGAGGCCCGCATGCTCGATATCATGCTGTGCCTGCACGCCGAACACGGCGGCGGCAACAACTCGTCGTTCACGACCCATGTGCTCTCCTCGGCGGATACCGACCCCTATTCCACCTATGCGGCGGCCTTCGGCTCGCTGAAGGGCCATCGCCACGGCGGCGCGAACCACCAGGTGCGCGCCATGCAGGCGGAGATCAAGGAAAACGTGAAGAACTGGGAAGACGACGACGAAGTGGCCTCCTACCTGGCGAAGATCGTGAACAAGCAGGCCTACGACGGCACGGGGCTCGTCTACGGCATGGGGCACGCGGTGTACACGCTTTCCGATCCGCGCGCCGTCATCGGCAAGCGCTTCGCCGAGCAGCTGGCCGCCGGCACGGAATACGAGGCCGAGCTGAACCTGCTGAAATCCATCGAGCGTTTGACGCCTGAGGTGTTCGCGCGCGAGAAGGGCTCCACCAAGGAGCTGTGCGCGAACGTGGACATGTACTCGGGCTTCATCTACTCCATGATGGGCATTCCGGAAGATCTGTTCACGCCCCTGTTCGCCTGTGCCCGCATGGCCGGCTGGGCGGCCCACCGCTTCGAGGAAATCGCCGCCGGCAAGCGCATCATCCGCCCCGCCTACAAAAACACCATCCGCGGCACCAAGCCCTACATCCCGATCGAGCGTCGGTAA
- a CDS encoding Na+/H+ antiporter NhaC family protein, with amino-acid sequence MEGFELIATGLWSIVPPILALVLALITKEVYSSLTIGVFTGMIIYQFTLNGVGGEQLVASFTMVPQMMAEQIAGNGALLLFLALLGALTVVIATAGGSRAYAEWVTTHVKNARAASILTALLGIIIFVDDYFNCLTVGAVMRPVTDKFRVSHEKLAWVIDSTAAPVCIIAPVSSWAVAVGGYMGEDGFNTFVASIPYNFYALLTIFFVFFMLFLQKDFGPMAAAQADAEGRIPAEGSALEAVSLARIADKAQVDLEGAPNIPTVVTEEGDIDDAAAGAIEEYKGLNISDRGTIWDLIVPILVLIVFSILGMMYMGGFFSGVDFATAVGENPVMGLCIGAVVALCVAAAMFLPRKLMNLGGFVEAMSEGVRSMIGAIMILVLAWSLGGCCRYLLGTGEFVSGFLNGLGVGLDLLPAIIFLVAAFIGFAMGTSWGTIALILPIIIGVFDAADPLFLVAVGSALAGAVYGDHISPISDTTILSSAGAKCNHLRHVATQIPYATLVMIVCFVGYVIAGFTKSPWISLALGVVLIVIAVLVLTRMEASKKAKA; translated from the coding sequence ATGGAAGGGTTCGAACTCATTGCCACGGGCCTGTGGTCCATTGTGCCGCCGATTCTGGCACTGGTCCTGGCGCTCATCACCAAGGAGGTGTATTCGTCGCTGACCATCGGTGTGTTCACGGGCATGATCATCTACCAGTTCACACTGAACGGCGTCGGTGGCGAGCAGCTCGTCGCCTCGTTCACCATGGTGCCACAAATGATGGCCGAGCAAATAGCCGGCAACGGGGCGCTGCTGTTATTCCTTGCGCTTTTGGGAGCGCTTACCGTGGTCATCGCCACGGCCGGCGGCTCCCGTGCCTATGCGGAGTGGGTGACCACGCACGTGAAGAACGCCCGTGCCGCCTCGATCCTCACGGCGCTGCTCGGCATCATCATCTTCGTGGACGACTACTTCAACTGCCTTACCGTGGGCGCCGTCATGCGCCCGGTGACGGACAAGTTCCGCGTCAGCCACGAGAAGCTCGCCTGGGTCATCGACTCCACGGCGGCCCCGGTCTGCATTATCGCGCCGGTATCCTCGTGGGCGGTGGCCGTGGGCGGCTACATGGGCGAGGACGGCTTCAACACCTTCGTGGCCTCCATCCCCTACAACTTCTACGCGCTGCTCACCATCTTCTTCGTGTTCTTCATGCTGTTCCTTCAGAAGGACTTCGGCCCTATGGCCGCGGCTCAGGCCGATGCCGAGGGCCGCATTCCGGCGGAGGGCTCGGCGCTTGAGGCGGTGTCCCTCGCCCGCATCGCCGACAAGGCCCAGGTCGATTTGGAAGGCGCGCCGAACATTCCCACCGTGGTGACCGAGGAGGGCGACATCGACGATGCCGCCGCCGGGGCCATCGAGGAGTACAAGGGCCTGAACATTTCCGATCGCGGCACCATTTGGGATCTCATCGTGCCCATCCTGGTGCTCATCGTGTTCTCTATCCTGGGCATGATGTACATGGGCGGCTTCTTCAGCGGCGTCGATTTCGCCACGGCGGTCGGCGAGAACCCGGTCATGGGCCTGTGCATCGGCGCGGTGGTGGCGCTGTGCGTGGCGGCGGCCATGTTCCTGCCGCGCAAGCTCATGAACCTGGGCGGTTTCGTGGAGGCGATGTCGGAAGGCGTGCGCTCCATGATCGGCGCCATCATGATCCTCGTGCTGGCCTGGTCGCTCGGCGGCTGCTGCCGCTATCTTCTGGGTACCGGCGAGTTCGTGTCCGGCTTTTTGAACGGGCTGGGCGTGGGGCTCGACCTTCTGCCGGCGATCATCTTCCTGGTGGCGGCGTTCATCGGGTTCGCCATGGGCACGAGCTGGGGCACCATCGCGCTCATTCTGCCGATCATCATCGGCGTGTTCGATGCCGCTGACCCGCTGTTCCTCGTGGCCGTGGGCTCGGCGCTGGCCGGTGCGGTTTACGGCGATCATATCTCGCCTATCTCCGACACGACGATTCTGTCCTCGGCCGGTGCGAAGTGCAACCACCTGCGCCACGTGGCCACGCAGATTCCCTACGCGACCCTGGTTATGATCGTGTGCTTCGTGGGCTATGTCATCGCTGGCTTCACGAAGAGCCCCTGGATCTCGCTGGCGCTGGGCGTAGTGCTCATCGTGATCGCTGTGCTGGTGCTTACGCGCATGGAGGCGTCGAAGAAGGCGAAGGCGTAA
- a CDS encoding sodium:solute symporter family protein, whose protein sequence is MIAKILLVIAFVAVAVAVGIYCRRHTGTVDGFILGGRNVGPWMSAFAYGTSYFSAVVFVGYAGQFGFKYGISATWAGIGNAIIGSLLAWWVLGPRTREMTHRLQASTMPEFFGKRYNSRALRIAAAAIIFVFLIPYTASVYNGLSRLFGMAFALPYDVCVIGMAVVTCVYVVLGGYMATVMNDFIQGIVMLLGIIAVIVAVILNNGGFSEAIISLSQIPAEGSAMQGPFVSFFGPDLFNLLGVVILTSLGTWGLPQMVQKFYAIKTGPAIKQGSIISTIFAFVVAGGSYFLGGFGRLYEGQIEYAANGTPIYDSIIPTMLSTLPDVLIGLVIVLVLSASMSTLSSLVLTSSSTLTIDFINGNIIKNMSEKKQLVWMRGLLVVFIAISALIALFQYHSSVVFIAQLMGYSWGALAGSFLGPFLWGLYSGRISKASVWCSFAVGVGLTAVNMGLALSGGVPLIASPINCGALCMIISLVIVPVVSLFTPAVPFQIKPPTTEGAIDREYDRELAQEELESATASAAADA, encoded by the coding sequence ATGATCGCGAAAATTCTCTTGGTAATTGCCTTCGTGGCCGTGGCGGTGGCGGTGGGCATCTACTGCCGCCGGCACACGGGCACCGTGGACGGCTTCATTCTGGGCGGCCGCAACGTCGGCCCGTGGATGAGCGCCTTTGCCTACGGCACGAGCTACTTCTCGGCTGTGGTGTTCGTCGGCTACGCAGGCCAGTTCGGCTTCAAGTACGGCATTTCGGCCACCTGGGCCGGCATCGGCAACGCCATCATCGGCTCGCTGCTTGCCTGGTGGGTCTTAGGCCCCCGCACCCGCGAGATGACCCATCGCCTGCAGGCCTCCACTATGCCGGAGTTCTTCGGCAAGCGCTATAACTCCCGGGCGCTGCGCATTGCGGCGGCGGCCATCATCTTCGTGTTCCTCATCCCGTACACCGCCAGTGTCTACAACGGCCTGTCGCGCCTGTTCGGCATGGCCTTCGCGCTGCCTTACGACGTGTGCGTCATCGGCATGGCGGTGGTCACCTGCGTTTACGTGGTGCTCGGCGGGTACATGGCCACGGTTATGAACGACTTCATTCAGGGCATCGTCATGCTGCTCGGCATCATCGCCGTCATCGTGGCGGTCATCCTGAACAACGGCGGCTTCTCCGAAGCCATCATCTCTCTGTCCCAGATTCCCGCCGAGGGTTCGGCCATGCAGGGCCCCTTCGTCAGCTTCTTCGGGCCCGATCTGTTCAACCTGCTCGGCGTGGTCATCCTCACGTCGCTGGGCACCTGGGGTCTGCCGCAGATGGTGCAGAAGTTCTACGCCATCAAGACCGGTCCCGCCATCAAACAGGGCTCCATCATCTCCACCATCTTCGCCTTCGTGGTGGCCGGCGGATCCTACTTCCTCGGCGGTTTCGGTCGTCTCTACGAGGGCCAGATCGAGTACGCCGCCAACGGCACGCCCATCTACGACTCCATCATCCCGACGATGCTGTCCACCTTGCCTGACGTGCTCATCGGCCTGGTCATCGTTCTTGTGCTGTCGGCGTCTATGTCGACGCTCTCGTCGCTGGTGCTCACGTCGTCTTCTACCCTGACCATCGACTTCATCAACGGCAACATCATCAAGAACATGTCCGAGAAGAAGCAGCTTGTCTGGATGCGCGGCCTGCTCGTGGTGTTCATTGCCATCTCCGCGCTCATCGCGCTGTTCCAGTACCATTCCTCGGTGGTGTTCATCGCCCAGCTCATGGGCTACTCTTGGGGTGCGCTGGCCGGTTCGTTCCTCGGCCCCTTCCTGTGGGGTCTGTATTCCGGGCGCATCTCGAAGGCGAGCGTGTGGTGCTCGTTCGCTGTGGGCGTGGGTCTGACCGCCGTGAACATGGGCCTGGCGCTGTCCGGCGGCGTGCCGCTTATCGCGAGCCCCATCAACTGCGGCGCGCTGTGCATGATCATCTCGCTGGTCATCGTGCCGGTAGTGAGCTTGTTCACGCCGGCGGTGCCCTTCCAAATTAAGCCGCCGACCACCGAAGGTGCCATCGACCGCGAGTACGACCGCGAGCTCGCCCAGGAGGAGCTGGAAAGCGCCACCGCCAGCGCCGCTGCCGACGCATAA
- a CDS encoding alpha/beta fold hydrolase, whose translation MKTAIPEKPPYVLLHGFAQAPATWGEVARRLQAAGHRTYAPDLYEGKGDLKLSSWEGAGEGEKETEGGEGDTNAGGIAVAERDPLTSLEAVCDRVAAIIRLIAQADGAPVLVGYSMGGRIAAETVVRHPDLPLAGLVLESAGLGPSDEAARATLAERNVAWARRLREEGVAAFMDWWETLPLFATQRDLSSEVRVAIRAEREAHSAELLARSLEAWGAHHQAAEAATLSAVSDLARQGVPVLYVAGVLDEKYAAVAARAHAVGVPVILVPNVGHNVHLESPSAFGGIVEGVLAEDVSAEGAVARKS comes from the coding sequence GTGAAGACTGCGATTCCGGAAAAGCCCCCGTACGTCTTGCTGCACGGTTTCGCCCAAGCACCGGCCACGTGGGGCGAGGTGGCGCGGCGGCTGCAGGCGGCCGGTCACCGCACCTATGCCCCCGACTTGTACGAGGGCAAGGGCGATCTCAAGCTGTCGAGCTGGGAAGGAGCAGGGGAGGGCGAGAAAGAGACGGAAGGCGGGGAAGGTGACACGAATGCTGGGGGCATCGCGGTAGCGGAGCGCGACCCGCTGACCTCCCTAGAGGCGGTGTGCGACCGAGTGGCGGCCATCATTCGGTTAATCGCTCAGGCCGATGGCGCGCCCGTGCTCGTCGGCTATTCCATGGGCGGCCGCATCGCCGCCGAAACCGTAGTGCGCCATCCCGATTTGCCGCTGGCCGGGTTGGTTTTGGAAAGCGCGGGGCTGGGGCCGTCCGACGAAGCAGCCCGGGCCACCTTGGCCGAGCGTAACGTCGCTTGGGCCCGGCGGCTTCGCGAAGAGGGGGTCGCTGCCTTCATGGACTGGTGGGAGACGCTGCCGCTGTTCGCCACGCAGCGCGACCTTTCGTCGGAGGTGCGCGTCGCCATCCGAGCCGAGCGTGAGGCCCACAGCGCCGAGCTCCTTGCCCGCTCGCTAGAAGCCTGGGGTGCCCACCACCAAGCCGCTGAAGCGGCTACGCTTTCTGCCGTCTCCGACCTGGCCAGGCAAGGCGTTCCGGTGCTCTACGTTGCCGGGGTCCTTGACGAGAAGTACGCCGCGGTAGCCGCCCGCGCCCATGCTGTCGGCGTTCCGGTGATACTCGTTCCCAATGTCGGCCACAACGTGCATCTTGAATCCCCCTCCGCGTTTGGAGGGATCGTTGAAGGCGTTCTCGCTGAAGATGTTTCTGCTGAAGGTGCCGTGGCTCGAAAATCATGA